From one Bacteroides fragilis NCTC 9343 genomic stretch:
- a CDS encoding glycoside hydrolase family 76 protein — MNSKKVLFIIFICALTVTGCDTQEQTTIDSGLTLIRATQTLDSLYANYSVSGTCLLRENYPSNVGNYTATYLASEEQKEIPNQYSYLWPYSGTFSAVNALWAATGDESYKTLLDNKVLRGLEKYLDISRSPAGYASYINTASQSDRFYDDNIWLGIDFTDAYLNTKEEKYLKKAQLIWKFIESGADDKLGGGIYWCEQKKVSKNTCSNAPASVFALKMFKAIRDSSYLIKGQELYEWTKKKLQDSTDYLYFDNISLDGKIDKSKYAYNSGQMMQAATLLYQLTGCSHFLKDAQNIAKACYNYFFINFIPEEGEPFKLLKKGDVWFTAVMLRGFIELYQTDHNKTYINSFNQNMDYAWEHVRDEKGLFDIDFSGRTHDDRKWLLTQAAMVEMYARLAVTK; from the coding sequence ATGAACTCAAAAAAAGTACTTTTCATCATCTTCATTTGTGCATTGACTGTGACCGGATGCGATACACAAGAACAAACTACTATAGATAGTGGCTTAACTCTGATACGGGCTACACAAACACTTGATTCTTTATATGCAAATTATTCTGTATCAGGAACCTGTCTGTTAAGAGAGAATTATCCTTCCAATGTAGGAAATTACACAGCCACGTATCTGGCTTCTGAAGAACAAAAAGAAATCCCCAATCAATATTCTTACTTATGGCCTTATTCCGGGACATTTTCTGCTGTAAATGCACTATGGGCAGCAACCGGGGATGAGAGCTATAAGACATTACTCGATAACAAGGTATTGCGGGGACTTGAAAAATATTTAGATATCAGCAGAAGCCCTGCCGGTTATGCCTCGTACATAAACACGGCTTCCCAATCCGACCGCTTCTACGATGATAATATCTGGTTGGGTATTGACTTCACAGATGCTTATCTAAATACAAAAGAAGAAAAATACCTGAAGAAAGCCCAGCTTATCTGGAAATTTATAGAGAGTGGAGCAGATGACAAATTAGGCGGAGGTATCTATTGGTGTGAGCAAAAGAAAGTATCTAAAAATACATGTTCTAACGCACCGGCATCGGTGTTCGCATTAAAAATGTTCAAAGCTATCCGAGATAGTTCTTACCTGATAAAAGGGCAGGAACTATATGAGTGGACTAAAAAAAAACTGCAAGATTCAACCGATTATTTATACTTTGACAATATCTCTTTGGATGGGAAAATTGATAAGTCTAAATATGCCTACAATAGTGGACAAATGATGCAGGCTGCCACTTTATTATATCAACTTACCGGTTGTAGCCATTTTTTGAAGGATGCTCAAAATATAGCAAAAGCGTGTTATAACTATTTTTTTATAAATTTTATACCTGAAGAAGGGGAACCTTTCAAACTCCTTAAAAAGGGGGATGTATGGTTTACTGCCGTTATGCTGAGAGGGTTCATTGAACTCTACCAAACTGACCATAATAAAACATATATCAACTCTTTCAATCAAAACATGGATTATGCATGGGAACATGTGCGTGATGAGAAGGGGCTTTTTGATATCGATTTCAGTGGAAGAACCCATGATGACCGCAAGTGGCTGTTAACGCAAGCTGCTATGGTAGAGATGTATGCTCGGTTAGCAGTAACTAAATAA
- a CDS encoding MATE family efflux transporter, whose product MNYTYRQIWLINYPVMLSILMEQLINITDAVFLGHVGEVELGASALGSIYYLAIYMLGFGFSLGVQVMVGQYNGKGHYTGTGRTFFQGLVFLCVLAILLSLSSYFFSPFLLRYFVHSSEIYCAVIDYLDWRCFGLLFSFPFLAFRSFYIGIVRTNALSWAALAAVLINIPCNYWFVFVLDRGIAGAAIASSLSEAASLLIIMVYTWLKIDRTDFGLKFIFDKCLLVELWHLSVWSMLHAFISVAPWFLFFVVIERLGEAQLAVSNIIRSVSTIFFVIVNSFAATTGALVSNLIGAGERQYLFPLCRKILKLGYAIGLPLVVLAMVFRRQITGFYTDSSQLINISSIPFAVMLLNYVFALPGYVYINAVTGTGKTRIAFWFQLITIVIYLFYLYLLSHYTASLAVYLTAEYLFVILLAVQSVLYLRISS is encoded by the coding sequence ATGAATTATACTTATCGACAAATTTGGCTTATCAACTATCCTGTGATGTTGAGCATTCTGATGGAACAATTAATCAATATAACCGATGCTGTTTTTCTAGGGCATGTTGGTGAGGTGGAACTTGGCGCTTCCGCTCTTGGCAGTATTTATTATCTTGCTATTTATATGTTAGGATTTGGTTTTAGCTTGGGAGTACAAGTGATGGTTGGACAGTACAATGGAAAGGGACATTATACCGGAACAGGCAGAACTTTCTTTCAGGGGTTAGTCTTTCTATGTGTACTTGCTATCTTGCTTAGCCTCTCTTCTTATTTTTTTTCTCCGTTTCTTTTGAGATATTTTGTGCACTCTTCTGAGATATATTGTGCCGTGATTGATTATCTGGATTGGAGATGTTTCGGTTTGCTTTTTTCTTTTCCCTTTCTGGCATTTCGTTCTTTTTATATTGGTATTGTCCGAACCAATGCTTTGTCATGGGCGGCACTGGCAGCCGTTCTAATAAATATTCCCTGTAATTATTGGTTTGTTTTTGTTCTTGATAGAGGAATAGCGGGTGCAGCGATAGCTTCTTCTTTGTCCGAAGCTGCTTCTCTTCTGATTATTATGGTTTATACTTGGCTGAAAATCGATAGAACAGACTTTGGACTAAAATTTATATTTGACAAATGTTTGTTAGTGGAGCTATGGCACCTCTCCGTATGGAGTATGCTCCATGCCTTTATCAGTGTTGCTCCGTGGTTTCTTTTTTTCGTGGTTATTGAACGACTGGGAGAAGCTCAGCTTGCTGTTTCTAATATTATTCGAAGTGTCTCTACAATCTTCTTTGTGATTGTCAATTCGTTTGCTGCCACTACGGGAGCATTAGTCAGTAATTTGATCGGAGCAGGAGAGAGGCAATACCTGTTTCCGCTTTGTAGGAAAATTTTAAAGTTGGGCTATGCAATTGGGCTTCCCCTGGTAGTATTAGCTATGGTCTTTCGTCGGCAGATTACTGGATTCTATACGGACAGTTCTCAACTTATTAATATTTCAAGTATCCCTTTTGCAGTGATGTTGCTGAATTATGTGTTTGCTTTGCCTGGATATGTGTATATTAATGCGGTGACGGGTACGGGTAAAACCCGTATTGCCTTTTGGTTCCAGTTGATAACGATTGTTATTTATTTGTTCTATTTGTATCTGCTAAGTCATTATACCGCCTCTCTGGCAGTATATCTGACAGCGGAATATCTTTTTGTGATTTTGTTGGCTGTTCAGTCCGTACTCTATTTGCGGATATCATCGTAA
- a CDS encoding SusC/RagA family TonB-linked outer membrane protein: MKIKKHILIPLMVLLLFGSMDAMAAIEQAIQVKGKVVDNIGEPVIGANVVVKGTTTGVITSIDGSFAIDAVKGSTIVVSFIGYLSQEVKVTGNFLNITLENNTELLDEVVVVGYGVQKKANLTGAIATVGAKELEDRPVTNAAAALQGKVANLNISNGDGGPGKKASFNIRGYAGLDATYSPLVIIDGVTGYFDDLNPNDIETLTVLKDAAASAIYGAQAAYGVILVTTKSGKKNEKTVINYNNNFSFNSPTVLPKTAGSLEFSRLFREADINGGGSGIIDLETMERIEKYYYDPTSIPNNVPQRDNPDRWADWGDGRSNANEDWQKAMFKNNQLNQQHNISIRGGSDKTTYVMSLGYLKDEGKLRYYDDHYQRYNALAKITTDVTKWLTVGLNVRYSHEKSVSPAYGMNPGGSVNDMIGWTQVVWPTIPVRDPNGHFSPAGRMVFIADANPQTSYTDNFWGTANVVIKPLKGWTINADFTYNKWMNKRSYSKGLIYSYSVSNEPYLEGGFGTEDTRVWQESNNDDFTSMNAYTTYEKEFKGHNFKIMAGMQSEYKKNFGLYANKMGMVLPGQPSISTSTGKIEAWDSLDHYATLGFFGRFNYDYKSRYLFEFDLRRDGSSRYAKGHQWGTFPAFSAGWNVAKEAFFEPYTSILSELRLRGSWGELGNMRGKNYQYISTVPYNATTDYIMGDKRISAFGAPNMIAYNTWEKNRTLDFGVDIAALNNRLTMSFDWYRRDIIGLITKGVTLPAVLGVNSPDTNNADIRNEGWELTLGWRDQFSLASKSFNYSVSFNLSDYQGTVLKYSNPKGLIYDYYVGKKMGTIWGYTTDHIMTDPAEAKAINDSGVQNKFGGDWVVGDIKYVNLDDDPNINDGNQTLEDHGDLSIIGNDTPRYNFGFGFNADWNGIDFSMFLQGTMKRDLWLEGPVAFGLGGGQWGSNVWKNTLDCWREDGSNPDPWLPRLYLWSTSKNLQKQTRYMDTGAYCRLKNIQLGYSLPGAIINKVGLEKVRIYFSGDNLLTFSGINENFDPEAPWGGAYPISKSISFGVNVTF; encoded by the coding sequence ATGAAAATAAAAAAACACATTCTAATACCTCTAATGGTATTGCTACTTTTTGGAAGTATGGACGCGATGGCCGCCATAGAGCAGGCTATACAAGTAAAAGGTAAGGTTGTAGACAATATTGGCGAACCTGTAATTGGTGCTAATGTAGTTGTAAAAGGGACCACGACCGGAGTGATTACTAGTATAGACGGTAGTTTTGCCATCGACGCTGTAAAAGGTTCTACTATTGTGGTATCTTTTATCGGTTATTTATCTCAGGAAGTAAAAGTAACTGGTAATTTTCTAAATATTACATTAGAGAACAATACGGAATTGTTAGACGAAGTAGTGGTAGTGGGCTACGGTGTACAAAAGAAAGCCAACCTTACGGGTGCTATTGCCACAGTGGGGGCGAAGGAACTTGAGGACCGTCCTGTAACTAATGCTGCCGCAGCACTTCAGGGTAAGGTAGCCAACTTGAATATCTCCAATGGAGACGGTGGTCCGGGTAAGAAGGCATCGTTCAATATCCGAGGTTATGCCGGACTGGACGCAACCTACAGTCCATTGGTTATCATAGACGGTGTAACCGGTTATTTCGATGATTTGAATCCCAATGACATTGAGACGTTGACTGTATTGAAAGATGCTGCTGCAAGTGCTATCTATGGAGCACAAGCTGCCTACGGTGTGATATTGGTTACCACTAAGTCAGGTAAGAAGAATGAAAAGACTGTCATCAATTATAACAATAATTTTTCGTTCAACAGTCCGACCGTACTACCCAAAACAGCCGGTTCATTGGAGTTTTCCAGACTTTTTAGAGAAGCTGACATCAATGGGGGCGGTAGTGGTATTATTGACCTGGAGACGATGGAGCGTATTGAAAAATATTACTATGATCCGACCAGTATTCCCAACAACGTGCCGCAACGAGATAATCCGGACCGTTGGGCTGATTGGGGAGACGGACGTTCAAATGCCAACGAAGACTGGCAAAAAGCTATGTTTAAGAATAACCAGCTGAACCAACAACACAACATCTCAATTCGGGGTGGTAGCGACAAGACTACATACGTCATGTCTCTGGGATATCTGAAAGACGAAGGCAAACTGAGATATTACGATGATCATTATCAACGTTACAATGCGTTGGCCAAAATTACGACTGACGTGACGAAGTGGCTGACCGTGGGCTTGAATGTGCGTTATTCACACGAAAAGAGTGTATCTCCCGCTTACGGCATGAATCCGGGTGGCAGTGTCAACGATATGATTGGTTGGACACAAGTAGTGTGGCCTACTATTCCTGTGCGTGATCCCAATGGACATTTCTCTCCGGCCGGACGTATGGTATTCATTGCCGATGCCAATCCTCAGACCTCATACACCGATAACTTCTGGGGCACTGCTAACGTAGTCATCAAGCCACTGAAAGGTTGGACTATCAATGCCGACTTTACCTACAACAAATGGATGAACAAACGTAGTTACTCCAAAGGTCTCATTTATTCCTACTCGGTGAGCAACGAGCCTTACCTTGAAGGTGGATTTGGAACTGAAGATACGCGTGTATGGCAGGAATCTAACAATGATGACTTCACATCAATGAATGCATATACTACGTATGAAAAAGAGTTCAAGGGACACAATTTCAAGATAATGGCCGGTATGCAGTCGGAATATAAGAAGAACTTCGGTCTTTATGCCAATAAAATGGGGATGGTATTACCGGGCCAACCGTCCATTTCTACCAGTACAGGAAAGATAGAGGCCTGGGATTCTCTGGATCATTATGCTACTCTCGGTTTCTTCGGTCGTTTCAACTATGACTACAAGAGCCGCTATCTCTTTGAGTTCGACCTGCGCAGAGACGGTTCTTCCCGTTATGCCAAAGGACACCAGTGGGGAACTTTCCCAGCTTTTTCCGCCGGTTGGAATGTGGCTAAGGAAGCTTTCTTCGAACCTTATACTTCGATACTTTCCGAATTACGTTTAAGAGGATCTTGGGGAGAATTGGGCAATATGCGGGGAAAAAATTACCAATATATCTCTACCGTACCTTATAACGCTACGACCGATTATATTATGGGTGACAAACGAATCAGTGCCTTTGGTGCTCCTAATATGATTGCCTATAATACATGGGAGAAGAATCGTACTTTGGACTTTGGCGTTGACATCGCCGCACTGAACAATCGGCTTACTATGTCGTTCGACTGGTACAGAAGAGATATTATCGGACTTATTACAAAGGGTGTCACTTTGCCTGCCGTGCTGGGTGTAAACTCTCCTGATACGAACAATGCCGATATACGTAATGAGGGTTGGGAACTGACACTCGGATGGAGAGACCAGTTCTCGCTGGCATCCAAATCATTCAACTACAGTGTATCGTTCAATCTTTCAGATTACCAAGGAACTGTTTTGAAATATTCAAATCCCAAGGGGCTGATATATGACTACTACGTAGGTAAGAAGATGGGGACCATATGGGGATATACCACCGATCATATAATGACCGATCCTGCTGAAGCGAAAGCCATTAACGATTCTGGCGTACAGAACAAGTTTGGTGGTGACTGGGTTGTAGGTGACATCAAGTATGTGAATCTGGATGATGATCCTAACATTAACGATGGAAATCAGACGCTAGAAGACCATGGAGACCTCTCTATCATTGGTAATGATACCCCCCGCTATAATTTTGGTTTTGGCTTCAATGCAGACTGGAACGGTATCGACTTTTCGATGTTCTTACAAGGAACCATGAAACGTGACTTATGGCTGGAAGGTCCTGTTGCCTTTGGACTCGGAGGTGGGCAATGGGGTTCCAATGTATGGAAAAACACACTGGACTGCTGGCGTGAGGATGGAAGTAATCCGGATCCATGGTTACCAAGACTCTATTTGTGGAGCACCAGTAAGAATTTGCAGAAACAGACCCGTTACATGGATACTGGTGCTTATTGCCGCCTGAAGAACATTCAGTTGGGATATTCGTTACCGGGAGCTATTATTAATAAGGTAGGGCTGGAAAAAGTACGCATTTACTTCAGTGGAGATAACCTGCTGACTTTCTCCGGTATTAACGAGAACTTTGATCCCGAAGCTCCGTGGGGCGGTGCATATCCCATCTCCAAGTCAATTTCCTTTGGTGTTAACGTTACATTCTAA
- a CDS encoding MGH1-like glycoside hydrolase domain-containing protein, whose translation MQIKKLFIALGIVLPLHMQGQNFLIKDAPEVIESYVNQFNREDNELYKQDIPNCGASDFLRKNIPFFECPDKELEKTYYFRWWTYRKHIKKTPDGFVITEFLPDVPWSGKYNTISCAANHHFYEGRWLRNAEILSDYASFWFSGSGNPRLYSFGAADAIYNYYLIHNDKMLLADLYPKLKDNFAKWEEEKRDSTGMFWQVDDRDGMEMSVSGHLSEGGRGYRPTINSYMYGEAVALAKIASIVDRDMEARTYQKKADKLKGIINRRLWDKQADFYKVIPLNGKMEFSYARELLGYIPWFYNIPPDNYSIAWKQLFDSKGFEAAYGPTTVEQRCPDFKISYEGHECQWNGPSWPYLTSMTLAAMANYFNSYDSPIITKKDYLSLLNIYSNSHRILSVNNDTICWIDENINPYTGDWISRTRLKSWKNGTWDDSKGGVERGKDYNHSSFCNLIISGLMGVRPQEDGSIIINPLVPDGCWDYFCLDNVYCQGKTITIIFDKKGKKYGRGKGFIVYVDDKCLSHTTRVQKVVIR comes from the coding sequence ATGCAAATAAAGAAGTTATTTATAGCTTTAGGTATAGTTTTGCCCCTGCACATGCAGGGGCAAAACTTCCTCATTAAAGATGCTCCGGAAGTAATCGAGTCTTACGTCAATCAATTCAATCGTGAAGATAATGAATTGTATAAACAAGATATCCCTAACTGTGGTGCATCTGATTTTTTAAGAAAGAATATTCCATTTTTTGAGTGTCCGGATAAGGAGTTGGAGAAAACATATTATTTTCGATGGTGGACCTATAGAAAGCATATAAAGAAGACTCCTGACGGGTTCGTTATTACTGAATTCTTGCCGGATGTTCCTTGGTCCGGAAAGTATAATACCATCAGTTGTGCGGCTAACCATCATTTCTACGAGGGCCGGTGGCTGAGAAACGCTGAAATTTTATCTGATTATGCTTCTTTCTGGTTTTCTGGTAGCGGGAATCCGAGGCTATACAGCTTTGGGGCTGCAGACGCTATCTACAATTACTATTTAATTCACAATGATAAAATGCTACTGGCCGATTTGTATCCCAAGCTAAAAGATAACTTTGCAAAGTGGGAAGAAGAAAAGCGGGATTCGACTGGAATGTTCTGGCAGGTTGACGACAGGGATGGAATGGAGATGTCTGTTTCCGGACATTTGTCAGAAGGTGGACGTGGTTATCGTCCTACCATTAACAGCTATATGTACGGTGAGGCTGTTGCGTTGGCAAAAATAGCTTCAATAGTAGATCGTGACATGGAAGCCCGGACCTATCAGAAGAAGGCTGATAAGTTAAAAGGAATAATAAACCGGAGGCTATGGGATAAACAGGCTGATTTCTATAAGGTTATACCTCTAAATGGCAAGATGGAATTCTCTTATGCACGTGAACTTCTTGGATACATTCCCTGGTTCTATAATATACCGCCGGATAACTATTCCATAGCATGGAAACAACTATTTGATTCCAAGGGATTTGAAGCAGCCTATGGCCCAACTACTGTAGAACAGCGTTGCCCTGATTTCAAGATTTCATACGAAGGACACGAATGTCAATGGAATGGTCCCAGCTGGCCCTATTTGACTTCCATGACACTGGCAGCAATGGCTAACTATTTCAATAGTTATGATTCTCCCATCATCACTAAAAAAGATTATTTAAGTCTTTTGAACATATACAGTAATAGTCATCGTATTTTATCAGTCAATAACGATACGATTTGTTGGATTGATGAAAATATCAATCCCTATACGGGAGACTGGATATCGAGGACTCGCCTGAAATCATGGAAAAACGGAACTTGGGATGATTCTAAAGGTGGTGTAGAAAGAGGGAAAGATTATAACCACTCTTCTTTTTGTAATTTGATTATTTCAGGATTAATGGGAGTTCGTCCGCAGGAAGATGGAAGTATTATCATAAACCCTCTTGTTCCTGATGGATGTTGGGACTATTTTTGTTTGGATAATGTATATTGCCAAGGCAAAACCATTACCATTATTTTTGATAAGAAAGGGAAAAAATATGGTAGGGGAAAAGGTTTTATAGTTTACGTGGACGATAAATGTTTATCCCATACGACAAGGGTGCAGAAAGTAGTAATCCGGTAA
- a CDS encoding RagB/SusD family nutrient uptake outer membrane protein, which produces MKKLIYTLCLFTGMAISSCEDWLARDPLDQIADVNLTYTADECKLYVNQFYTSFWGSPNNYIYHIDRGSDNLLSDNYQDNKDLIEGLHQVPSSGEGWGTTEWGKIRSVNFLLDNCDKSPEPEKARKYIGEAYFFRAMLYYEQFLRKFGGAPWIDKTLDLESGELYGPRLKRHELADKILNDMDDAIDRLPTYSQQETGRVSKEAAMLYKARIALFEATWEKYHAGTPFAGEGNVQAYMEEAARMAKLVIDSQLFDLDNMGVEDGYHTLFNRWDYSSSKEIMLWKKFDRSLGFWHNDNRNPGRNGAGVGLTRALVDSYLCISEDGTQALPISLAENYAGDTNLLNVVANRDPRLAQTMFTPGRPRTINGKDTTVVFIKPNITLSGVEKCSTGYELAKGADPDANEQETISGSIKGSIIFRYAEALLIYAEARAELGNITQNDLDITINKLRDRVGMPHLTLSVGYTDPKGDFTAARGYEGVPVSNLLQEIRRERRIELACEGYRHDDLKRWRAHHLWNHDRIQGANAAQFENLDWLVKYFQNDFHIPAAINKADFMEKVGHWSPERNQDNYWVDSEGYFEPYQRHIPDGHFHFDPTKAYLQPIPTEQLVLNPDLKQNPGWEK; this is translated from the coding sequence ATGAAAAAGTTAATCTATACACTTTGCCTATTTACCGGCATGGCAATCTCTTCTTGTGAAGACTGGTTGGCAAGAGACCCACTGGATCAGATTGCGGATGTGAATCTGACCTATACGGCAGATGAATGCAAACTGTACGTAAATCAGTTTTATACCTCATTTTGGGGCTCGCCTAACAACTATATTTATCATATTGACCGAGGTTCGGATAACCTGCTTAGTGACAATTATCAAGATAACAAAGACTTGATTGAAGGTTTGCACCAGGTTCCTTCCAGTGGCGAAGGCTGGGGAACTACTGAATGGGGAAAAATACGCAGTGTCAACTTTTTGTTGGATAACTGTGACAAGTCTCCCGAACCGGAAAAAGCCCGCAAATACATTGGTGAAGCTTACTTCTTCAGAGCTATGCTCTACTATGAACAGTTTCTGCGGAAGTTTGGCGGTGCTCCCTGGATTGATAAAACACTGGATCTTGAATCAGGAGAATTGTACGGCCCTCGCCTGAAGCGGCACGAGTTAGCTGATAAGATTCTGAATGACATGGATGATGCCATAGACAGATTACCGACATATAGTCAGCAGGAGACCGGACGTGTCTCAAAAGAGGCAGCTATGCTATACAAAGCACGAATTGCCCTGTTCGAAGCCACTTGGGAAAAGTATCATGCCGGTACGCCTTTCGCCGGAGAGGGAAATGTACAGGCTTATATGGAAGAAGCGGCCAGAATGGCGAAGTTGGTCATTGACAGCCAGTTGTTTGACTTGGACAACATGGGCGTGGAAGACGGCTATCACACACTGTTCAACCGTTGGGACTATTCAAGCAGCAAGGAGATTATGCTATGGAAGAAATTTGATCGCTCACTGGGATTTTGGCACAATGATAACCGTAATCCCGGACGTAATGGTGCCGGTGTAGGATTGACCAGGGCATTGGTTGATTCCTATCTCTGCATCAGTGAAGACGGTACACAGGCATTGCCGATAAGCCTGGCCGAAAATTATGCAGGGGATACTAATTTATTGAATGTGGTTGCCAACCGTGACCCACGCTTGGCACAAACAATGTTTACTCCCGGACGTCCGAGAACTATCAACGGGAAGGATACAACGGTTGTGTTCATAAAGCCGAATATTACCCTTTCCGGTGTAGAGAAGTGTTCCACAGGATATGAACTGGCCAAAGGTGCTGATCCCGATGCCAACGAACAGGAGACCATTTCGGGAAGTATCAAAGGAAGTATCATTTTTCGCTATGCTGAAGCACTGCTGATTTATGCAGAGGCAAGAGCCGAACTGGGTAACATCACACAGAATGATTTAGACATTACCATTAATAAACTGCGTGATAGGGTAGGTATGCCACATCTCACACTTTCCGTAGGTTATACCGATCCGAAGGGAGACTTTACGGCAGCAAGAGGTTATGAGGGGGTACCGGTTTCCAATCTGCTACAGGAGATTCGACGTGAACGCCGTATAGAATTAGCATGTGAAGGTTACCGCCACGATGACTTAAAGCGTTGGCGTGCCCACCACTTATGGAATCACGATAGAATACAGGGGGCAAACGCTGCTCAGTTTGAAAACCTGGATTGGTTAGTGAAGTATTTCCAAAACGACTTCCACATTCCCGCCGCAATCAATAAGGCAGATTTCATGGAAAAGGTGGGGCATTGGAGTCCCGAACGTAATCAGGACAACTACTGGGTGGACAGTGAAGGTTATTTTGAACCTTATCAACGTCACATTCCGGACGGACATTTTCATTTCGACCCAACAAAAGCGTATCTTCAGCCGATTCCTACTGAACAATTGGTGTTGAATCCTGACTTGAAACAAAATCCCGGCTGGGAAAAATAG
- a CDS encoding GNAT family N-acetyltransferase, with translation MHTTILETERLLLRPFRETDLQELFECCQNPNLGNNAGWEPHKSIEDSKEVLHTVFMGNEGVFAIILKEDNSLVGSIGIITDPKRENTRTRMLGYWLKECHWGKGMASEATRTILDYGFNVLGLHLISANCYPHNTRSRLLLERNGFVYEGILHEAEMTYDGHVYDHLCFYQKKERVPMD, from the coding sequence ATGCATACCACCATTTTAGAAACCGAACGTCTCCTTCTTCGTCCTTTCCGGGAAACGGATCTGCAAGAGCTCTTTGAATGTTGCCAAAACCCAAACTTAGGAAATAACGCCGGCTGGGAACCACATAAAAGTATCGAAGATTCCAAAGAGGTCTTGCATACTGTATTTATGGGAAATGAAGGAGTTTTTGCCATAATTCTCAAAGAAGATAATTCACTGGTGGGTTCTATCGGTATTATTACTGACCCCAAACGGGAAAATACCCGGACACGTATGTTGGGATACTGGCTGAAAGAGTGCCATTGGGGAAAAGGTATGGCCTCAGAAGCGACACGAACCATATTGGATTACGGATTTAACGTACTGGGATTGCATTTGATTTCAGCGAACTGTTATCCGCATAACACCCGTTCCCGACTTTTATTGGAACGGAACGGATTTGTATACGAAGGTATACTCCATGAAGCAGAAATGACTTATGACGGACATGTATACGATCATTTATGCTTTTATCAGAAAAAAGAAAGAGTGCCCATGGACTAA
- a CDS encoding glycoside hydrolase family protein codes for MNMKKNVIQTLISLTVIIGICSCTTSPKKTTQKEEATGKWVKYENNPVLGGGDLGTVFDICVLKDNDSYKMYSSWRPQKSIALSTSKDGKNWSAPQIVLPPVEGSSWEADMNRPVVVYKDGLYHMWYTGQNDGKSWIGYAISKDGYNFERQSKEPVLSAEQPWEKVAVMCPHVIWDKHENIFKMWYSGGEQYEPDAIGYATSKDGLHWTKWDKNPIFKADPAQSWEQHKVTACQVIERENDYLMFYIGFYDINFAQIGMARSKDGINDWERYSENPIISPTEGGWDASATYKPFAIQEKDCWMLWYNGRNEHLEQIGLAIYDNHDLNF; via the coding sequence ATGAACATGAAGAAAAATGTAATTCAGACATTGATTAGCCTTACCGTCATCATCGGAATTTGTAGTTGCACTACCTCCCCAAAGAAAACAACACAAAAAGAGGAGGCCACAGGAAAATGGGTAAAATATGAAAATAATCCTGTCTTGGGTGGTGGCGATTTAGGTACGGTATTCGATATTTGTGTACTGAAAGATAATGACTCTTATAAGATGTACAGTTCTTGGCGCCCCCAAAAAAGTATTGCATTGTCCACAAGTAAAGATGGAAAAAATTGGAGTGCGCCGCAAATAGTTTTGCCACCTGTTGAAGGCAGTAGTTGGGAGGCTGATATGAATCGTCCGGTTGTTGTTTACAAAGACGGACTGTATCACATGTGGTATACGGGACAAAATGACGGTAAGTCATGGATTGGATATGCTATAAGTAAAGACGGCTATAACTTTGAACGGCAAAGCAAAGAACCGGTCTTGTCAGCGGAACAGCCTTGGGAGAAAGTTGCGGTCATGTGTCCTCATGTAATTTGGGATAAACACGAGAATATTTTTAAAATGTGGTATTCCGGAGGAGAACAATATGAACCCGATGCTATCGGTTATGCAACGAGTAAAGACGGGTTACATTGGACTAAATGGGACAAAAATCCGATATTTAAAGCCGATCCTGCACAAAGTTGGGAACAGCATAAGGTTACCGCATGTCAGGTGATAGAACGCGAAAATGATTATTTAATGTTTTATATCGGTTTCTATGACATTAATTTTGCGCAGATAGGAATGGCACGTTCCAAAGACGGAATCAATGATTGGGAAAGATACTCCGAAAACCCAATCATTTCTCCTACGGAAGGTGGGTGGGATGCCAGTGCCACTTACAAGCCATTTGCCATTCAAGAGAAAGACTGCTGGATGCTTTGGTACAATGGGCGGAATGAACATTTGGAACAGATTGGTTTGGCTATTTATGACAATCATGACTTAAATTTCTAA